The sequence TTGCGCGCAGGTCGGAGTATTTCCACTCCTCGACGCGGCGATGCGGCAGCCCGCTCTTGCGGAAGGCATCGAAGGCCGACTTGCGGAGCTCGGCCACCGCCGCATCGCCCGGCAGGGCGTCGCGGTCGCGGTAATAGGCCTCGGCGAGGTCGGTTTCGGCCCTGGTGTCCAGGGTGCGTGGTTCGATGGTCATGTCGTGTTCCTGACCTGTCACGCGGCCGCGTCGATGAAGTCGGCGTAACCGTTCTTCTCCAGCTCCAGCGCCAGATCCGGGCCGCCGGTCTTGACGATGCGTCCCTTCGACAGGACATGCACCACGTCCGGCACGATGTGGTCGAGCAGGCGCTGGTAGTGGGTGATCACCACGAAGGAGCGGTCCGGGCCGCGCAGGCGGTTGACGCCGTCCGACACCACCTTCAGCGCGTCGATGTCGAGGCCGCTATCGGTCTCGTCGAGCACGCAGAGCGTCGGCTGCAGCAGCGCCATCTGCAGGATCTCGGCGCGCTTCTTCTCGCCGCCGGAGAAGCCGACGTTCAGCGGCCGCTTCAGCATGTCCATCGTGATCTGAAGTTCGCCGGCCTTGTCCTTGACCCGCTTCATGAATTCCGGCGTGGACAGCTCCTCCTCGCCGCGCGCCTTGCGCTGCGCGTTGAGCGCCGTCTTCAGGAAGGTCATGGTCGCCACGCCCGGGATCTCGATCGGGTACTGGAAGGCGAGGAAGACGCCAGCGGCGGCGCGCTCGTCCGGCGCCAGCTCCAGCAGGCTCTGGCCGTTGTAGACGATGTCGCCCTCGGTGACTTCGTAGTCGTCCTTGCCGGCGAGGATGTAGGAAAGCGTCGACTTGCCGGAGCCGTTCGGGCCCATGATGGCGTGCACTTCGCCC comes from Stappia sp. 28M-7 and encodes:
- the sufC gene encoding Fe-S cluster assembly ATPase SufC; translation: MLEIKNLHARIAEDGTEILRGIDLVVKPGEVHAIMGPNGSGKSTLSYILAGKDDYEVTEGDIVYNGQSLLELAPDERAAAGVFLAFQYPIEIPGVATMTFLKTALNAQRKARGEEELSTPEFMKRVKDKAGELQITMDMLKRPLNVGFSGGEKKRAEILQMALLQPTLCVLDETDSGLDIDALKVVSDGVNRLRGPDRSFVVITHYQRLLDHIVPDVVHVLSKGRIVKTGGPDLALELEKNGYADFIDAAA